In Anopheles arabiensis isolate DONGOLA chromosome 2, AaraD3, whole genome shotgun sequence, the genomic window AACGATCGTTTCAGTACGATGTAACTGCTTTCTTTTCCGTGCCGTTTATCGATCATCCTAAAAGCAAAAGATAATGAAATTGCAATGTTAATACACGATCTCCTTCATGATTGGTTTTAACCTTTTCTACACATACGTGTGATACAGAGAAGCTGTTTCGCAGGCaatggttgtgattgtgcACGGGATTGGTAACCTTATAGGTACGCTTATCATCGAACGTCGTGATACGGCTCCGGCAATTGTCCTGTTTCGCCCGATCGCACACCCAGTAGGTCGTACCGTAGATGCACTTGCTGCGACAGTAGTAGAACCCGTTGTGGTATATTTTCCGTACGATCTTGTTTTTCAAGGGCAAGCTTACGAAAATCATCGAATCGATCGAACCACTTCCAAGATTATCTGCAACGAGCGGCATAAACGTGTGAGATAGTtagtataaatatatattttaggTATATTATTTTGTTGGTGATCCCTTCCCGATCCCTCGGGAAGACAAAGGAGATAAAAAGAGACAGAGTGTGTTTAATGTGACCAACACTGGACAAAAACGAGTTCAGTACTTTCATTTACTTCACTTCAGCTCTGCTTTTgcgaaacataaataattcattaacATCTCCTTATACCACTAATGCATCAATGAAATGTACAGAAATGATACATAATTAAGCATCTGTTTCAAAGCATCTCAATGAAATTCGATCGTTCCCTCCCCGGAGATATCCTCTATCGCGGAGAAAAAGTCCAGCATCGGGACGTCTTCGGACAGGCTGATCATATCGTCGATCGGATCGTTCAAACCGATCGGTGCTTCGAATGGTGCCTGCTCAATGACGTATGGCAGGGGACGAGCGTGCCGTTGTTTCGCCTTGGGTGGATGGTTGTGCGTAGGATGCGAAAGCTTCATATACTCCCGGCCACCCTGCTTCATGGTAATTGCCTTCGCCCTGCACTTGGATTTCCGGTGCATCGAGCAGCGCCAGTTGACTGTGTCCGCAAACGCTCCATTACCTATGTAGCTGTAGCCTTCGTGCACCAGCAGCGGACGGCCACGCTGCGTTATGCTAAAGTTAGCCAACGTTGCACTGCTCATAAATTGTTCTGAAAGGAGAGggagcaaccaaaaaaaaaaaaaagacgggCTAATTAATATGTGTCTACGTGTACACACATGTGTTTGCATACAATTGCTAGGAGCAACACTGGCGTTGCGATTTCATGTTTGCATAATGCTGccaaatgtattttaaaacaattcacACCCGTGTACAATTATACTGACTTTTTATTGTTATCTGGAAATAaccgaaagagagaaaaatcacggcacacacacagagatacTATATAACACTCGTACCTCCTCTTCCATTGCCAACAAACCTGTGTGTTATGCATTGCAATTCCCATACACGCTCTACGCGCCTAAGGTAGCTGCAGCCCGGCAAGATGGGCCGCCGTTTGGTCTTGatccatcatgggttcaagcttaATTTTTCGCTTCCGCCGGCGCACCGACTTGGCCTCCTGCGGATGAGTATGCTCGTTCTTGAACACCTTCACGTACTCGACGCCATCGATGAGCCGCGTTTGGGCCCGAGCCTTGCAGTGCAGCCGATGATAGAACCGACACTTCCAGTTGACACGCGTCCCATTTTCGAACGTCTTGTTCTTGCTGTACAGATATCCGTCGTACACCAGGCACTGTGTCCCACGGGTCGTAAACTCGAAGCAGGCCCGCTGAATGTTACCATCGTCCCGGGTCTTCGGAGCACCTGCAACGTGACAAAGGGAAAGCAAACGTATACACATACAGTAGAGGTTGGTATTATAGGACTGCGGTGGCAGTTATCTGTTTGCGCTCTCTGCTCTGTTAGCAGACGCAAACTGATACACCGATCTAAATCGGTCTGTTGTCATCGAAGGGAGATGGTCTCCCGTGTGCGCATGTGAGAATGTCACATTTAGCCAAGGAAAtgaaacacaaccacacacacaagctttTGAGTGTTCCAGTGATGGAAAGGGAGTGTCGAACTGTGCTTTATACATCACTAATACACATCAATTGGTTCCCTTTTTGTAAACTTGCACTAGTTGTAATTGTAAAGCAAACATACATCGAATCTACATTCAGCAGGTAAGGAAGTGTATCGATGCAGCTCTATTCATTGCGATCTAGTCCCTATtgctccacctcctcctcatcctccgcCACTCTACGGATCCTACAGCGGTTCCTTCTTGAGCTTCATCTTGTACTCCTCTTTGGGATGGTAGTGCGACGTGTTCGTCACTTTCATGTGCACGAAGCCACCGATATCCTTCGTAACGGCGCGCGCCCGGCAGCGGTACCGGGTGAAGAGCGAACATTTCCAGTTGCACGTTTTGGCCGACTGCCGATCCCGTGTGTACGCGTGTCCATCGTACAGTAGCTTGAGCTGTCCGCGGCGCGTTTTCCCGAAGGTGGCCGGTATGAACGTACCTAcaagcaaacgcaaaaaaacaagaattgCAAATTAGTGAAAGAATCGGGAGGGTTTCACTGGACATATTTTACATGTGGTTCGTGTGCAGGAGGAATTCTTAACACGGTCCCTAGAGTGATGAGatggtaaaattaatttaaattaaaaagctGTTTAAAAAACACGAAAGCACAAACAATTATTACACACCCCGACGAATTACGCCGAACCTGTTTTATTACACCCGCATCTTTTATTacacacgaacgaacgaacgaacgcttggtgttgatttattatttcaatatttcatttttcccacaTTCTCCGGGAAAACCTCGTGCGTGTGCTCCTCGTGCGTGAGGCGCATCATTTCCCGTCCATTGCGCTTGCGCGAGACGGCACGCGCCTTGCAGTGATACTTGGAATGCATCGAGCACTTCCAGTTCGAAATGTCGCCCTTCTGTTTCTCGCGCACGTAACGATGCCCACGGTACAGCAGCATCTGGTGCCCTCGTCTCGTAATACCGAAAATGGCCGCATGGTAGCCACCTGGAAAAGAGATTGAAAAGGGTGAGAGAGTGAGTGTTAAAATAAATGGTatgcaaacgcaacaaacgctCCCGTTGGTAAACATAAATACCGTGTATGATCGCATGCCTTTATACATAAATGCCGTGTATGATCGCCAGTTGATGATCATACTACCATTTAGTATTGaggtttgaaaacaaaacacatacgatgttctacacacacaaacaaaaaaagctacaaaaaCTAGTGCCTATGATGACACACTTgcagaagaaaacacatttccagTGTGCACGCGGGGCGGCAACTTTATTCGTAAACCGATTTCTGTGTCTTGCGATACGCCTTGTCCGAGTGATTGTGGCCATGGTTTGTTAGCCGGACGAACGTTTTACCATTTTTCACCTTGGTTATGGCCCGGGCACGGCAATTGTAACGCTTAAACAGGGCACACCGCCAATTGGTGGAGAGCGGAAATTCGCGATCCTTTATGTACTCGTACCGATCGTAGATGAGCTTCTTGGCGCCACGTTGCGAAACGCCAAACGAAAACATGCTGCCTGCGTGAAACTGGCCACCTATCCTCTCCAGCTCTTGCCCCTGTTCTTCCCCCTCGCCACCGGCTCCGGCGCTGCTTTCGGGATAAAGTGAATAGGATTCGCCCATTGCTAcaatgaaagagaaaagggaaaacttgTTAGAACAAATGTCACAACTACACTAAAAAATGATTTGTAAGCGACACACTGTCAATGAATATAAGGGGTTGTAAAGTATACGTACACCACATGCTGtcatgctttttttct contains:
- the LOC120896666 gene encoding uncharacterized protein LOC120896666 isoform X2, with product MSSATLANFSITQRGRPLLVHEGYSYIDNLGSGSIDSMIFVSLPLKNKIVRKIYHNGFYYCRSKCIYGTTYWVCDRAKQDNCRSRITTFDDKRTYKVTNPVHNHNHCLRNSFSVSHDDR
- the LOC120896666 gene encoding FLYWCH-type zinc finger-containing protein 1-like isoform X1: MSSATLANFSITQRGRPLLVHEGYSYIGNGAFADTVNWRCSMHRKSKCRAKAITMKQGGREYMKLSHPTHNHPPKAKQRHARPLPYVIEQAPFEAPIGLNDPIDDMISLSEDVPMLDFFSAIEDISGEGTIEFH
- the LOC120896665 gene encoding uncharacterized protein LOC120896665, producing the protein MWSMGESYSLYPESSAGAGGEGEEQGQELERIGGQFHAGSMFSFGVSQRGAKKLIYDRYEYIKDREFPLSTNWRCALFKRYNCRARAITKVATMRPFSVLRDEGTRCCCTVGIVTCARNRRATFRTGSARCIPSITARRVPSRASAMDGK